A segment of the Lycium ferocissimum isolate CSIRO_LF1 chromosome 10, AGI_CSIRO_Lferr_CH_V1, whole genome shotgun sequence genome:
AGGACCAGTTTAGCCGGTTCTGGTCACCCGTTACAACCGGTTCAACTGGCCCGTTTGACAGGTTTAGTGCTAATTTGACAAAGCTGAAATGCACGCAATATTTGCACCATATCAATTAATGCAAGACATATGTTCATTCActtaaattatgcacttcaatgTTCGAAAGTTAAGAGAACGTTTACACGGAGGAACTTATGTTTGAAGTCCCTCCATTTGGGATCTTTTGGTGCTATCAAAAGGCCCAATTCTGAATTCTCCTGGGATCTTTTTGGAGTTCCTTGCTGAGCCCTTCGAATGATCTTTATGCATGATGTCATTGCACCAATTTGTATATCACACAAATTGGTAATGAATTCCCTTCTTGTTGGTGTCATACCTGCAAATCAAATTTGTGGTAAGCTCAATCGATGGCTTATTATAACAATCTATGGTTATCCTATTCTTTGACTCAATAAGCTCAGTAGCCAGGAAATAACCTCAACGACTATGAAAAAAGTAAATCGTTAGCAGAAAGTACCTAGGAGTGCGTTGCAGTAACATTTAAAAGTAGTTTTACAGTGTTGAGTAAATACCCGAAAACACTTTTACAAATCAAActttttgatccaaaatattCAGTCACTaaaatgtttttctttcaacttggtacaaaatatttttaatataaattaaaactagaaggaaaaaaagaagaagacaagGATAACAAACAGAAAAACAAGACATTTTTCACTAGAGTCTTTAAAAGGGTATACGAATGTTATTCTCTAAATAGCGTAACTAagtcaaaattttaagtattactattaatttaaattttcgGATGGGAGCACACACGTAGGCAAGTGCTTTACATAtgaatgtaatttttatattttgaccaCCAAATAACACTGGCaaatattcttttgtttctctctaATGCACCTTTTGCAAAAGGACTGCCACACAAGAAACTACGTTAACTAACTAGCATGAGATAATCAAATCTGAAACATCAACCATGGCAGAAATCAATAGAGAATGTTGAAAGAGATCTCTTACGTCTGATCATGAAAAGAAGTTTCTTTTGATCTGAAACATCAACCATGGCAGAAATCAATGCTTCCCCGATCGTTTTACACCAGTTGCCCATCTCTCCATGTCCTCTTTCACTTCCCATATCTTAGTTTCTGTTTCCCAGTCCCATATTCACTTGAAAGTTGAGAATAACCCTCCGTCGCACTTTGTGTTCATACCTGAATGCTAAATGATGAATTCACCAGAAACAAGACAAAGCAAATTTTAAGGTAGTTCATTGAACCAACAAACTTGCTTGAAGAACTTATCTTTGGAGTTGTCAATGCTAGATAAGTATTAACTTCTAGGCTAATTACCATGTTTCGTAAGTTTTAGATGTTATGTTAAATGCTTTTCCGAGGGTTCCTAAAAGAGTAAAATGATCATGATAATAATCTGAAGTAATGGATGTAACTGAGGAATGATGGGCAAAGGAACTGACAAAGTTTGATCTTGTTACGGATTTGACAAGATGATTCATCTCATTGAGTTTTGTAGAAGGAAAATGCACCGGCTCAAAATTTAAGATCAGAACTGAAATGAGACTGGAAAAAAGAAATCTGGATTTACCTCTTGCGATATAATCAAGAACCCATCTGAATGAGCTGAGCTTCCAGAATTAAATACGAGAGGTTGTTTTACAGCAATGCCTGCCACCTCGACATCTAGAAATCCAAATTCGACCATCCTTTTCAAAACTCTAGCTTGGAAGATCTTTCCTCTGAGGACATCACATCAAGGTTTATGTTTCCAGACAAGCAATAAAATGCAGAAGTACCCCCATAAGAAGAAGCTACGTCCAACAGGGAAACAGTAAGTTACAAGTCTCTATGAGCTACAAACCTGCTAGAGTCCCTGAATGGTGACCGCAGCTCTGGTGCTGGTATCATTGCTGCAAGCATAGCACATTCTCCCAAGCTAAGAAGGGATATGAGCTTCCCGAAATAAAACTTTGATGCAGATTGAATACCATAAATACCATGTCCCCAATATATCTGTTCTGCCATAGGCGCTGTTAGAATTCATGcataacaagaaaaaaaaccaAATAGATCACATGACTTGTCATGGAGGGACAAACATGAAATATATATCCATTTGATAAGATAGTTGAAATATCATTTACTTGATGATGTTCTTTTACCAAGAAAGGTCATATTGCATTCCTTAGATTAATCTCCATCCTATGTTCCACAATCGGACCATAACCAAATTGATTTAATGAAAGAATAAATTAATATGAAGAAAGAACAAACgcaaaatgcatttatttttttccagtCGCTGAAGAAATTTATGAATGGAGTTGGGTAGCAATAAATGAAAATGTACTTGACCTTACACAAATAAGCACTAAAGATTGCCATTTTTGAGATTGTTCCTCTAGTGCTAAAGCCAGAATCATCTCAACAATTTTCCTCAAGAATGTGCGTTCATTCTTCAAGAAATGAGTTTTTGACAAGCTGCCACGGATAGGAAGATTATGCTGAATAAACAGAAATACATGACTTACTAGAAAAAGAATCTAACAACACAGACAAAAAGCTGCACCCTTGACCTTCCAATTAATAGAACTAAAGCAGGTAAATAATGAGAATGAAGAACATTTTACTGCAGCAGACAATATCATTTTCTAAGTAGAGAAGCAGAAAATTAAGATTGATTGTCAATATATATTTACTGTATCAGGGATAATGATGCGAAAGGCAAACAAAGAATCAGTTTATGCACTTTCAATTTGTTCTCCAAGATGCCGTCATCAGACAGGTGCTTAATTCTACTTTTTGCCAGTATCTAAGACCAAAGAGGAGATTGTAGTTTGAAAAGAAAAACGAGtagaaatgagaattcgtactctctctctctttcaaatAACGGAAGCATTTCAAGAAACTGAAAAATGGAAAGCTGGCAGTCACCCGAACATTAAAAGGCATTGTAATTGGCTAGATCTTTAGgttgaaatttcaaaaagatGTGGTCACATATTACTTAGTGAGCATGAGAATCATGTTAAATAACGGATGCTGTAAAAACGACATTTGGTTCCTTTGGCTGGTACAGGTGGATTTCCTGCAAGTGCACCGGATGAGATTCAGAGAGGGCCAATCGGAAGTAAAGTACTCTGTGTTtaatagaaaggaaaaaagggaaATGCTCTTCGTACAACAAATCTAGGGGAAGCTCTTAGCAGCAGTAATCCATTTAGTCTTCATTTAAGTAAGAAATGGGATTATTGGATTCTTATCTGGATTGTTATAATTGTGAGGCATTTTgcacatataaatatatagtataataaatACTTCAGCATAAAGCAAGATCAGTTCCCATTTACTGGGGTTGGAGGGCGGGCGAAGGGAAAAAGGATGGTCATAGTGGAGGTGTCAGGATGAAACATACATTTCTACGTTGAATGAGGAAGTCATAAGAAGGTGCTAGCTAAGTAGCTATtttccaaaagaagaaatcagAATATCATGAAGGTGATGCTCATCTCTTAGGGCCACCTTTCTCTCACTGCTAAAGAATTTCTAGGTCTCATTTTAATGGCTGTCAAGTTGTAGATGTTCCACACCCATCCCGTTGCTTCTTTTTTACCTAAACATACTCTGCAATTCTAATAAACCTAATGACAAAACCAAGCTATTCTTATTTTTTGAGTACTTAACATACTCAAGCATAGCATCCTCCATGCCGTTTTATAAATTCTGCCATTGAAACATCTTGCTTTTAGTATAAGCAGTATTagtttttctaatttgttttgcTTGCTTTTGTCCTTTTTGGATGGAAGGACCAAGACTTGGTAGTCCGACGTAGAGACTAGGGACTGCCTTGCACCATTTACTGGACACAGACATCAAACACATTTGCTATATCCAAACAAGCTGAGACAAGATTTATGAATGGAATGTATTCCCTTTTTAGAAATTCCATTTTCATGTTTCTTCATGAGTAACCTAATATACATTTGGACTACAATTTACAGATTATCTGCACTTCACTTCTATAGAATCAAGTGGCATCAGCTAGACTCTATCTTGGACCCGAGATCTGTTGGGACGAAATATAAGAGAAGTAAGCATTAGAGACGCTCCGAGAGGTTGCATGAGAAGTATTTGCTTGCGGATATAACATGACATCAGTCTGGCCTCCAGCTTCTTCCATGGTTGATGCCTCAGCAAAACGTCGCCCGTAGAAGCGTAAAAAGTTTAGAGATTCCATTCTTGGCTCAGTCGGTGGTATCTCACCCTCCAACATGCTAACAACACTAACCATAGTTGGCCTGAGAGATGGCTCCTCATGGACACAGCACAATGCTACCCGCACAAACTTCTCAATATCTCCACCACTGACCCGCCCTTCAAGTTTTGGGTCAGCAAGTTCAAGGTACCTTCCTTGCTCATGCATCTCTAATGCAAATAAAGGGAAATAAACAAGTTCCTGTGCAGATGAAGATGATGAGTGATCTCCAGTGACAGTATCATCAAGGCTGTGACTTTGTGTTCTTGGAGAGCAGTTCTTCCTTCCACTTACAATTTCAAGGAGTACCATTCCAAAGCTATAGACATCAGTTTTGTCTGAGATTGAAGAACTTGTCAGCCATTCAGGAGCAAGGTAGCCACGAGTCCCCCTCATTGTTGTGATTAGACTGGACTGTTCTCGATTCAGCAGCTTGGAGAGGCCAAAATCAGATATTTTGCCTGAAAATTATCGTGCAAGAGAATGTTCTCTGGCTTCACATCACAGTGGACAATCTTTTGTTCACAGCCACTGTGCAAGTATGCAAGTCCGCGGGCAGAACCAAGAGCGATCTCAACCCGTTCTTGCCATTCCAGGACAGGTATATTACCAAAAAGAGTGCGATCAAGCGATCCACGGTTCATATATTCATAAACCAATAGGCGTTGTCTCTCTTGAGCACAGAAACCTTTCAACTTGACCAAGTTTATGTGGTGAATACTACCAATGATTGCAATCTCAGTACAAAAATCTCTCTGCCCTTGAATGCTTAAACTTATTATCTTCTTTACGGCAACCAGAGTATTGTCAGGGAGCACGCCCTTATATACAGCACCAAAGCCTCCTGTCCCGATCTGAGTCTTGAAATTATCAGTTGCAGCCTGAAGATGTTTGTACTCGAACCTTACAGGTAATCCTGGGATGGAGAAGGCATCCAGGTCCTCTGAATAAGGAGAACTGGGTTGGCTATTTTTGGATTTTATCTTTTCGATTGTTTGGGGTCTAGATCTTCTCCACAAAATGAAAGCCAACCCCATCAGTAGGAAGATTCCTGTGAAAGGTAAGACCACTATTGCAACTAAAGGAAAGTCTGCAGTTTCCTGATCAAAATCATCATTGTCCCCCAAGGTTGTTGAACCTCCAACCAGGATCTTAACAAATCCCAACAGATCATTGTTTCTACTTGTCCTTAACA
Coding sequences within it:
- the LOC132034981 gene encoding uncharacterized protein LOC132034981, yielding MAEQIYWGHGIYGIQSASKFYFGKLISLLSLGECAMLAAMIPAPELRSPFRDSSRGKIFQARVLKRMVEFGFLDVEVAGIAVKQPLVFNSGSSAHSDGFLIISQEVNPDFFFPVSFQF
- the LOC132034169 gene encoding LOW QUALITY PROTEIN: G-type lectin S-receptor-like serine/threonine-protein kinase At5g35370 (The sequence of the model RefSeq protein was modified relative to this genomic sequence to represent the inferred CDS: inserted 1 base in 1 codon) — its product is MEFILFFLILSLFSIPVFGFTLTEFVYPNFTASNLQFIDSTGSFLVSRNGTFKAAIFNPGSEQVNFYFCVIHVESNTIIWSANGDAPVSNSGIMRLTNNGINITEKDGSLKWSTPPLKLAVYAMQLAEAGNLLLLDQLNGTLWESFNHPTDTIVIGQKLRVGMMLSSAISGADLSKGHYRLSLTASDAMLQWQGLTYWKLSMETKAYANSNSAVEYMSVNQTGLYLFGQDGSVVVIMVSLLKSTFRIAKLDDSGQLIVFSFVAPDIKQDFVGPVDGCRVPYVCGGLGVCTSGTLSDNPKCSCPANFNLRSHNSSSCVPSDSSNSLPVSCNSTNYSNLSNSSSMSYIRLGFGMDYFTTDFTKPFRYGANLSVCQNLCSEDCSCLGIFYANSSGSCYKLEDEIGSIMLRTSRNNDLLGFVKILVGGSTTLGDNDDFDQETADFPLVAIVVLPFTGIFLLMGLAFILWRRSRPQTIEKIKSKNSQPSSPYSEDLDAFSIPGLPVRFEYKHLQAATDNFKTQIGTGGFGAVYKGVLPDNTLVAVKKIISLSIQGQRDFCTEIAIIGSIHHINLVKLKGFCAQERQRLLVYEYMNRGSLDRTLFGNIPVLEWQERVEIALGSARGLAYLHSGCEQKIVHCDVKPENILLHDNFQXKISDFGLSKLLNREQSSLITTMRGTRGYLAPEWLTSSSISDKTDVYSFGMVLLEIVSGRKNCSPRTQSHSLDDTVTGDHSSSSSAQELVYFPLFALEMHEQGRYLELADPKLEGRVSGGDIEKFVRVALCCVHEEPSLRPTMVSVVSMLEGEIPPTEPRMESLNFLRFYGRRFAEASTMEEAGGQTDVMLYPQANTSHATSRSVSNAYFSYISSQQISGPR